The Acidimicrobiales bacterium genome segment CTCGATGAGCCGGCTCCACTCCACGGCGTACTCCATGGGCAGGGTGCGGGTCACCGGCTCGATGAAGCCGTTGACGATCATGCTCATGGCCTGCTGCTCCGACAGGCCACGCGACATCAGGTAGAAGAGTTGGTCGTCACCGACCTTCGAGACCGTGGCCTCATGGCCGATCTGGGCGTCCTTCGACTCGATCTCCATGTAGGGGTAGGTGTCGGAGCGGCTGTCCTGGTCGAGCAGCAAGGCGTCGCAGCGCACGAAGCTCTTGCAGTTCTGGGCGCCCTCCTCGACCTTGACCAGGCCGCGGTACGACGTGCGCCCGCCGTCCTTGGAGATCGACTTCGACACGATGGTGGAGGTGGTTTCGGGAGCGGCGTGGACCATCTTGGCCCCGGCGTCCTGGTGTTGGCCTGCGCCTGCGTAGGCCACCGACAGCACCTCGCCCGAGGCCTTCGGCCCCATGAGGTAGACGGCCGGGTACTTCATCGTCAGCCGGGAGCCGATGTTGCCGTCGATCCACTCCATGTGGCCCTCGGCCTCGACCCGGGCCCGCTTGGTGACCAGGTTGAAGACGTTGTTCGACCAGTTCTGGATCGTCGTGTAGGTGCAGCGCCCGCCTTCCTTCACGATGATCTCGACCACGGCCGAGTGCAGCGAGTCGGAGGTGTAGACCGGCGCCGAGCAACCCTCGATGTAGTGAACCTGGGCGCCCTGGTCGACGATGATCAGGGTCCGCTCGAACTGGCCCATGTTCTCGGCGTTGATGCGGAAGTAGGCCTGCAGCGGCATCTCCACCTTCACGCCCGGGGGCACGTAGATGAACGAGCCGCCCGACCACACCGCGGTGTTGAGGGCGGAGAACTTGTTGTCGTTCGACGGGATGACGCTGCCGAAGTAGGCCCGCACGATCTCCGGGTGCTCGCGGAGGGCGGTGTCCATGTCGGTGAAGATGACGCCCTGCTCCTCGAGGTCCTCACGGTTCTTGTGGTAGACGACCTCGGACTCGTACTGGGCGGTGACGCCGGCGAGGTACTTCCGCTCGGCCTCGGGAATGCCCAGCTTCTCGTAGGTCTCCTTGACCGAGTCGGGGAGCTGGTCCCACGAGCTGACCTGCTTCTCGGTGGGCTTGATGTAGTAGTAGATGTCGTCGAAGAAGATCTCCGACATGTCGCCGCCCCAGTTGGGCATGGGCCGCAGCTCGAAGTGGCGCAGGGCCTTGAGGCGCTTCTCCCGCATCCAGTCGGGCTCGCCCTTCATCCACGACATCTCCTTGACGATGTCGATGTTGAGCCCGCGCTTGGGCTTGAACACGTAGTCCTCGACATCGCTCCAGCCGAGCTTGTAGCGACCGAGGTCGAGGTCCGTCGTGGTCATCGGTGATTCAACTCCCTGGTGAGGCGCAGGCCCCGGTGGCGGAATTTCTCCTACGTAGATAGTAACAATCCCTAAGTGGCTCATCATCCCGACCGGGCGTGCCGATGCATGGGGTGTGGGTAGTGCCACACTGGGGTTGACGTCCCAGCCGCCCGGGAACACCGATCGGCAAGCAGGCGTTGGAGTGGGAGACATGGAACACACGTTCAGCGAGATCGAGGCCTGGCGGGAATCTCTGCGAGGCGAGACCTACATCAGCCCCTCCCGAGCGCAGGACCGGCTGTTCACCCTCTGGGGCGGCCTGCAGGACACCCCTGCCGCCCGCCTGGTCGAGCAGTGGCTGACGTTGTCGATCTCCCGCGACCTGTTCTCGGGTGCGGAACTGATCGAGTTCCTCGACGAGCTCGAGGCCTACCTCAAGCTCCACCCCAGCACCTCCCCCGTCTCCCACTGACGCCTGGGCGGGGCGCGCATCCCGCGTAACTGTCACACCCCCCGCGTACGCTGATCCTCGTGACCGGGCGACGCCGAGCGACTGCCACCTCCGCCTTCGGGGTGAGCAAGCGGGAGAACCACGATGCCAGCGGGTTCTACGCGCGCTTCTCGCCGCCCGTGGTCTCCAAAGCCGAGATCGTCAGCCCGCCCGACCCCGCCTCGCTCGACCGCATCGTCTGCGGAGACGCCCGCTCCATGGACGACGTGGCCGACGGCTCGGTGGCCTTGGTCGTCACTTCCCCGCCGTATTTCGCAGGCAAGGAGTACGAGACCGCCCTCGGCTCCGGTTCGGTGCCTGCCTCCTACCTCGACTACCTCAAGATGCTCGAGGACGTCTTCGCCGAGTGCGTCCGCAAGCTGGAGTCAGGGGGACGCATCGCCGTCAACGTGGCCAACCTGGGACGCAAGCCCTACCGGTCGCTGGCCGCCGACGTCACCACCATCCTGCAGGACCGCCTGGGCCTGCTGCTGCGAGGGGAAGTGGTGTGGCAGAAGGGCCGGGGGGCTACCGGCTCGTGTGCCTGGGGCTCGTTCCAGAACGCCTCCAACCCGGTGCTGCGCGACGTGACCGAACGGGTGGTCATCGCCGGCAAGCACCGCTTCAACCGGGCCATCTCCCGGGCGGAACGGGAGACGCAGGGCCTGCCGTCGGTGGTCACCATGAGCAAGGACGAGTTCATGGAAGCCACGCTCGACGTGTGGGAGCTGGCGCCTGAGAGTGCGGCCCGGGTCAACCACCCCGCGCCGTTCCCGGTGGAGCTGCCGTCGCGGCTGATCCACCTCTACACCTTCGAAAGCGACCTGGTGCTCGACCCGTTCATGGGCTCGGGCACCACCGCGGTGGCGGCCGTGCAGGCGGGCCGCCACTTCGTGGGCTACGACACCGACCCCGACTACGTGGCGCGGGCCGAGGCACGGGTGGCCGAGGCGCGGGCGGAAGTGGCGCCGGCGAGCGCCCGGGTGCCGGTGACCGTTCAGGCGGGTGCCGACGAGGGCTTCCAACAGCAGGCGATCCGCGAGGGGCGGGCGGCCCGTGAGGTGGCGGAGACCCTGCTGGAGGAGTGCGGGTTCACCGCCATCCGCAAGAACGTGAAGCTCGGCGGCGGGGCCGAGCTGAGCCTGGCCGCGGTCGCCGCCGACGGCTCGCGGTGGTACTTCGACGTGTGCGGTGCGTACAGCAGTTCGCGGCCCGGGCTGCGGCGCACCGAGACCGTCTACCGAGCGCTGGGGCGGCTGGCCGTGCTGCGCGAGCGCGACATCCCCGCCGACCGCATCGTGCTGCTCACCACCGACCTCCCGGCCAAGGGCTCGGTGGGCGAGCAGGCGCTGCGGGCCACGGAAGGCACGTTGTACCGGGCCGCCTTCGAGATGTTGTCGTCGGAATGCCACGAGCGGCTCTGCGACTTCGCTCGCGGCAGCACACCTCGGTAGCAACCTGTGCCCGCGGCCCGCACGGAGGTGACCGAGCTGGTGACCGGGCTGGGCATGCTCGGGCGCTTCGACGACCCCGTCGCGGCGGTACAAGCCCGGCCGCCTGAGGTCGTCAACGTCGCCGACGACGTGTGGGAACGGCTGGCGGAGTCGGTCGGGGCCGCCGCCCACCGCCAGCACGTCTACGCGGCGTGGGCCAACGGCGGCGCCTTCCTGCGCGCCTCCGACGGCCTCCGGGGGCGACCACCGATACGCGTCGAGTGGAAGGGCAACCAGTTGGCGCCGGGCGACGAGGTGGTGCCCGCCGACCTGCGGGTCGACCACGTCTACCTCGTCAGTTGCAAGTACCTCTCCGACATCCTCCACAACGTCTCGCCCGCCCGCCTGTTCACCGACCTGTTGCGCGGCGGCCCCCGCTCCAACCGGGGCGACTGGTACGCCGAGGTGGCGCCCGACGCCTACCAGGAGGTCTACGCCGCCGTTCGGGCCGCCATGCCGGGCGACCTCGGGCTGCCGCCGTTCGTGGCCGACCTCACGCCTGCCCACCGGGTGACGCTGAAAGCGGTGCTGCCCGAGCGGCAGTGGCCGGTCGACGCCCTGCCCACAGCCAAGGCATGGTCGTGCGAGGTGGCTCGGGCCAGCGCCGCTCGATGGCGGGCCGCCCTCGGCAGCAAAGCCGAACAGGAGGCGCTGCTGTGGCGCCTGTTGCGCATCGGATCGGCCCCGTACTTCGTGCTGGGCACGTCGAGCCAGGGCACGCTTCGGCTCCGCATCGCCACGCCGTGGGACTGGCGCCAGGCCTACGACCTCAAGCGCTTCGACGTCTCCGGCGACGAGGCGGGCCAACCCGTCGTGCGCTGGGAGGCGTCGGTGCGCGACCGGGCCACCGACGAGGTGCTGGCGGTGGCGGGCCACGTCGAGATCCGCTGGAGCCACGGCAAGTTCGGCAATCCCCCCGAAGCCAAGGTGTACCTCGACACCCCGCACCACCGGGTACCGGGATACATCACCGTGGCATGACCGGCCCGTACGCTTCGACCATGCAGCCGCCGCGCATGATCGACCTCTTCGCCGGGTGCGGAGGCATGACCGCGGGGTTCGTGGCGGCGGGCTTCGAACCGGTGCTGGCGGTCGAGTGGGAGTTGCCCGCGGCTGCCACCTACGCCGCCAACTACGGCGAGGAGCACGTCTTCTGGGGCGACATCGCCGACCTCCCGGAAGATCGAATCCCCGAGGCCGACGTGGTCATCGGCGGCCCGCCGTGCCAGGGTTTTTCCAACCTGGGCAGCCGCAACCCCCGCGACCCCCGCAACCGGCTGTGGCGGGAGTACGTGCGGGTGGTGAGCCGGGCCCGTCCTGCCGTGTTCGTCATCGAGAACGTGGCCCGCTTCCACTCCTCGCACGAGTTCTCCCTGCTGGAGGCCGAGGTGGCCGGCGGG includes the following:
- the sufB gene encoding Fe-S cluster assembly protein SufB; its protein translation is MTTTDLDLGRYKLGWSDVEDYVFKPKRGLNIDIVKEMSWMKGEPDWMREKRLKALRHFELRPMPNWGGDMSEIFFDDIYYYIKPTEKQVSSWDQLPDSVKETYEKLGIPEAERKYLAGVTAQYESEVVYHKNREDLEEQGVIFTDMDTALREHPEIVRAYFGSVIPSNDNKFSALNTAVWSGGSFIYVPPGVKVEMPLQAYFRINAENMGQFERTLIIVDQGAQVHYIEGCSAPVYTSDSLHSAVVEIIVKEGGRCTYTTIQNWSNNVFNLVTKRARVEAEGHMEWIDGNIGSRLTMKYPAVYLMGPKASGEVLSVAYAGAGQHQDAGAKMVHAAPETTSTIVSKSISKDGGRTSYRGLVKVEEGAQNCKSFVRCDALLLDQDSRSDTYPYMEIESKDAQIGHEATVSKVGDDQLFYLMSRGLSEQQAMSMIVNGFIEPVTRTLPMEYAVEWSRLIELQMEGSVG
- a CDS encoding site-specific DNA-methyltransferase, yielding MTGRRRATATSAFGVSKRENHDASGFYARFSPPVVSKAEIVSPPDPASLDRIVCGDARSMDDVADGSVALVVTSPPYFAGKEYETALGSGSVPASYLDYLKMLEDVFAECVRKLESGGRIAVNVANLGRKPYRSLAADVTTILQDRLGLLLRGEVVWQKGRGATGSCAWGSFQNASNPVLRDVTERVVIAGKHRFNRAISRAERETQGLPSVVTMSKDEFMEATLDVWELAPESAARVNHPAPFPVELPSRLIHLYTFESDLVLDPFMGSGTTAVAAVQAGRHFVGYDTDPDYVARAEARVAEARAEVAPASARVPVTVQAGADEGFQQQAIREGRAAREVAETLLEECGFTAIRKNVKLGGGAELSLAAVAADGSRWYFDVCGAYSSSRPGLRRTETVYRALGRLAVLRERDIPADRIVLLTTDLPAKGSVGEQALRATEGTLYRAAFEMLSSECHERLCDFARGSTPR